One region of Eupeodes corollae chromosome 1, idEupCoro1.1, whole genome shotgun sequence genomic DNA includes:
- the LOC129940597 gene encoding uncharacterized protein LOC129940597, with protein MADFYVSGSSGDYHEDMNADVYEKWFKETLTCLDPNSVIVLDNASYHSRKKNKAPTTATKKNDIKIWLRSNDISFEDDMVKSELLSIVKHHKTRYETYVVDDMAQAAGHEVLRLPPYHCELNPIELVWAQVKGFVACRNK; from the coding sequence ATGGCGGACTTCTATGTTTCTGGAAGCAGTGGTGATTATCACGAAGATATGAACGCCGACGTTTATGAAAAGTGGTTTAAGGAAACACTTACGTGCCTGGATCCCAACTCAGTTATTGTCCTGGATAACGCATCATATCATTcacgaaagaaaaacaaagctccaactacagcaacaaaaaaaaacgacataAAGATTTGGCTCCGGTCAAACGATATTTCTTTCGAGGATGATATGGTGAAGTCAGAGTTGTTGAGCATTGTTAAGCACCATAAAACCAGGTATGAAACATACGTCGTTGACGATATGGCCCAAGCTGCAGGACACGAAGTGCTTCGCTTGCCTCCTTACCACTGTGAGCTGAATCCAATAGAATTGGTTTGGGCTCAAGTAAAAGGATTCGTGGCATGTCGAAACAAGTAG